Proteins encoded in a region of the Hirundo rustica isolate bHirRus1 chromosome 10, bHirRus1.pri.v3, whole genome shotgun sequence genome:
- the CRYGS gene encoding gamma-crystallin S, translating into MSRAGTKVTFYEDKNFLGRYYECDSDCPDFHNYLSRCNSIRVDGGTWVAYERPNYAGNMYVLTHGEYPDYHHWMGLNDRLGSCKYIQIPSGGRGHIQVFEKGDFGGQMFEATEDCPSIMEEWHMREVHACRVLEGVWVFYEHPNYRGRQYVLPKGEYRKPVEWGAASPAVQSFRNISE; encoded by the exons GTCACCTTCTATGAAGACAAGAACTTCCTCGGCCGCTACTACGAGTGCGACAGCGACTGCCCCGATTTCCACAACTACCTGAGCCGCTGCAACTCCATCCGCGTGGATGGAGGCACCTGGGTGGCCTACGAGAGGCCCAACTATGCCGGGAACATGTACGTGCTGACCCACGGGGAGTATCCCGACTACCACCACTGGATGGGCCTCAACGACCGCCTGGGCTCCTGCAAGTACATCCAGATC ccaagtggagGCCGAGGCCACATCCAggtgtttgagaagggagatTTCGGCGGGCAGATGTTCGAAGCCACCGAAGACTGCCCCTCCATCATGGAGGAGTGGCACATGCGGGAGGTGCACGCCTGCAGGGTGCTGGAAGGCGTCTGGGTGTTCTACGAGCACCCCAACTACCGGGGCCGGCAGTACGTGCTGCCCAAGGGGGAGTACCGCAAGCCCGTGGAGTGGGGCGCGGCCAGCCCCGCCGTCCAGTCCTTCCGCAACATCTCCGAGTGA